A single region of the Bradysia coprophila strain Holo2 unplaced genomic scaffold, BU_Bcop_v1 contig_235, whole genome shotgun sequence genome encodes:
- the LOC119077388 gene encoding pancreatic lipase-related protein 2-like: MQLPETGFNKNLPTVFVIHGFLSGYDFIELFRAGYGTDLTRKLNLIGIDWSRGAGTWVLDYWRVLRRISTVGSAVGRFIMAAIKDNVISDPNSIHVVGHSLGAHIAGFVGKYMAESGPNSIKLRHITALDPAGPYIGSYECPRRLCDTDASFVETIHTNGGMLGRWKPIGQLDLYVNGGRRQSGCILPTCSHSFSHKWYRSVMTGTPETDGWLCKDLNEMENELFCKQAGNPRKYRFEILEIRTRELGIVYLPTPDYAYTTINRTEVFTNQPNDYTIVIFASNNDKGLVLASLLSDNGQLIVQHHNNEVIIVNPSNPAWSPDPKYHFCREVQPDGIENCLRDLRKPFKFVVAFDVDDMFTDPFWEMLFYLAKYDSQDQVFSNKLQMVATNIPHDGIVLQQHIDELKVAIDNALQVHYAAVFQMAGMHVIEHNGVIAQMSQLVSELVDIKNAVDH; this comes from the exons ATGCAGTTACCCGAAACAggattcaacaaaaatttgccaaCAGTTTTCGTGATCCATGGATTTCTCTCTGGATATGATTTCATTGAGTTATTCCGAGCAG GATATGGGACTGATTTGACGAGAAAGCTGAATCTAATTGGAATTGATTGGTCTAGGGGAGCCGGAACTTGGGTTTTGGACTATTGGCGGGTTTTGCGTCGGATCTCAACAGTTGGAAGTGCAGTCGGACGATTTATCATGGCGGCAATTAAAGATAACGTCATATCCGATCCGAATTCTATTCACGTCGTTGGCCACAGTTTAGGGGCTCATATTGCCGGCTTTGTTGGGAAATATATGGCTGAAAGTGGaccaaattcaattaaattacgGCATATTACTGCTCTCGATCCAGCTGGTCCATATATTGGAAGTTATGAATGCCCTCGTAGACTGTGCGACACTGATGCTTCATTTGTGGAAACCATTCACACGAATGGAGGAATGCTCG GTAGGTGGAAGCCGATTGGACAACTTGATCTGTACGTGAATGGAGGACGTAGGCAATCAGGTTGCATACTCCCAACGTGCTCACACTCTTTTTCGCATAAGTGGTATAGAAGCGTGATGACCGGTACACCCGAAACAGATGGATGGCTGTGTAAAGATCttaatgaaatggaaaatgaactgtTCTGCAAGCAGGCCGGTAATCCACGTAAATATCGTTTCGAAATCTTAGAAATAAGAACAAG AGAACTTGGCATTGTGTATCTACCTACTCCAGACTACGCCTACACTACCATAAATAGAACAGAAGTATTCACAAACCAACCGAATGACTACACCATCGTCATTTTTGCTAGCAATAACGACAAGGGTCTAGTTCTCGCTTCACTTCTAAGTGACAATGGTCAACTTATAGTTCAACACCACAACAATGAAGTGATTATCGTAAATCCGTCGAATCCGGCCTGGTCGCCGGATCCAAAGTACCACTTTTGCCGCGAAGTACAGCCGGATGGTATTGAAAACTGTTTACGTGATTTGAGAAAACCtttcaaatttgttgttgCATTTGATGTTGACGATATGTTCACGGACCCATTCTGGGAGATGCTCTTTTATTTGGCAAAATATGATTCTCAAGATCAAGTCTTTTCGAATAAGTTACAAATGGTAGCAACAAACATTCCACATGACGGAATTGTGTTGCAGCAGCATATCGACGAGTTAAAAGTTGCAATTGATAATGCATTGCAAGTTCATTACGCGGCCGTATTTCAGATGGCTGGAATGCACGTGATTGAACACAACGGTGTTATTGCACAAATGTCACAACTTGTATCTGAACTGGTCGATATTAAGAACGCTGTAGACCATTGA